gaccagtccagggtgtaccctgcctgtcgcccgaagtcagctgggataggctccagcatgcccccgcgaccctcaagaggagaagcggtatagaaaatggatgaatgggatCTGCCGCAGGGTGGTgaaaaatttggtacacaccttttggGGACTGACGTGTACATGTCTGTAAATGCTAAgcaaaattggttgaaaaaaatggccgccatcaagcaggGCGTCTTTGCAGGAGCATGGGCGGGACATAGCAAATAATTGGttgtaagtcattgaccatttgtttaACATCATTACGTGTATGGTAACaggtcttccaaagcattttgagcacaacccatagggatTGCCACAAATGCCGGTTACAGTCAAAATTATGCCACCTAAATACTATCAAGGTTGACAGGATATTGCTTAATGACTATATGTTTCCTTTGTATAATGGTCATGAAGGATATCGACATTAAGAAAGTGAATGGAGCCCCACAGTATGCCTTTCTACAATATTGTGACATTGCAAGTGTCTGCAAAGCCataaagaagatggatggagagtACCTTGGAAACAATAGACTTAAGGTGAGAATTATTGCATCAAAAATGCGTCTTGACACAACCTCTCAACAGGCTTAGGCTATTAATATTGTGCTagcctatttttttaaatctggttTTGAcactgaattgttttttttttcagctggGCTTTGGAAAGAGCATGCCTACAACTTGTGTCTGGCTTGATGGATTAGCATCAAACACAACGGAGCAGTTTCTTACCCGTCATTTCTGCCGCTATGGACATGTTGTCAAGGTGAGTCAAGgtttattttgctgtatttgcaTTGTTGTTGCTGTACTTTGCGCTGAGGGACAAGTTTACAAGTTTATCTTCTTTTGCAGGTTGTGTTTGACCGAATGAAAGCAATGGCCCTTATCTTGTATAACAACATTGAATATGCTCAAGCTGCCGTAAAAGACACAAAGGGATGGAAGATAGGGGGCACTAAAATAAAGGCAAGCCTGCCCAAAAAGTGTCTAATATGTCTAAGTGACTTTAAAATCAATTaatcttgacttttttttatttataggtGGACTTTGCCAATCAGGAGAGTCAAATGGCTTTCTATCGTTCAATGCAAGCATCTGGCCAGGATATTAGAGATTTTTATGACATTCTTTCTGAAAGAAGGTTTGTTTCCTCAACTCTGTACACTCTTTCAATGATGGCAGTCATTATTTCTAAtgtgcattatttttgacatgACTTGGCAGGGATGATAGACGCTCTCAATATGAGTTTCAAGCGGAAAGACAATATTATGAAAGTGTACGCACACCAGGGACTTATGCTGAAGATTCCCGTCGTAAATACACAACCAGAAGTCGCGAGTTCTACACCGAATGGGATCCATATCAAGAAAATTACTACGACCCGCAATACTATGAAGACGCGAGGGAATATCGAGAATACAGAGCCGATCCATATGAGCAAGATATTCGTAAATACAGTTATTTGCAGCGAGAACGTGAGCGGGAGAGAGAGCGCTTTGAGAGTGATCGTGGTCGTGACCATGGGAGGAGAACTATTGAACGGAGCCAAAGCCCAACTCTTGTTGCCTCTCGTCGCCCTGCAAGCCCCGCAGCATCCCCTTCCCTTTCCGAAAGGATACCAAGTGACTCGGATCGCCAAATGTGTTGCAGATCATCTGAAAGAAGTGGGAGCTGCAGTTCAGTTTCCCCGCCCAGATTTGAAAAACTTGAAAAGGCACGCACAGAACGATACAATAAAACTGACAAATTTGAAAAGGATCGTGTGCTTGAAGTTGAAATGGTCAATTTGGTGGAAAAGGAAAAGCGGACTGGACGTAAAGATCGTGGGGACAAGgaaaaaagtgaaagacagcGACTTAAAAAGCTCAAAGTTACTCCACCAATCATCCAAACTTGTGATGCAGAGCCTGAACTTGATCGACACATAAACCCTGAGTCTTCTCTTCAaagtaaaaacagtaaaattcCGAAAGATGGCTCAAGTAAAGCCAAGTTAGATCTTCTGCCTTGTGTGGTGCAGCTAACTCgtgtgaaagaaaaagaaggaaaactGACTggtcatgaaaaacaaatattgaGGGGTGGGAGTGACAGTCCTAGACTGGCATCACCTTCAGCTGACCAAAGAAGTCCTCTCTTCCGCACAGAGTCTACAAAAGGTGATATCACTAAACATGGCAAGGTTGCCAGAGATAAAAACATGCAGAGTGTAGTGGAAcatatggatatggatatgaAAATCAAGTctaaaaaacatggaaaatcgGAAATTAGTTTTGACAGTGGCATTTCTTTGGATTTTGATCGTTTAGCTGCAAGAAAAAGGCGTTTTGAAGACTCTGGCAAAAATGATAGCCAGAAGAGAATTGGTGAGGAGGACCTTGGTAGATCGATACTTCATAAGCCTTGGAATAATAAGGACCCAGAGTTTGATAAGAATGTTTACATAAAAAAGATGCACAAAAAGGAGCATAATAGGGATAAATCTGTGCAGATATTTTCAATTAACAGTCCTAATGAGGGACAGGACTTTGAAAAAAACTCCATAAACTGTTCCCTTCAGCCGCAGTCCCAGCAAGCAGCACTGCCTGATGAACTTTCAGGACAATTACACTCTCCCTACCTGAAGATGGAATTACTGTGctcaaaaagtgaaaatatctcCAGTCTCACAAAAACATCAAGTTATGGCAGCCTTGAATTGGACGAAGACAGTGAGGTTTTGCGGGAAAAGGTACAAAGTGGAAGGAATTGTAGAGACTCCGAAGATGAGGAACAGTTTGTACGCATTGGTCAGACATATACTTTGACAAAACAAACTGAAGAGAGTCGATGGCTTCAAACCAAGCTTTGTGATCTGGACAAGCGTGACAAGGATGATGCTTCACCTAGTAATGACGCGCAAGACTTTGGAAAGGAGTATGTCACACATGATATTGCAAAACAAAACCAGGACATAAACAGTGATGACCTCTCCTTGTGTAAAAGAAAAGGGAATGAGACTTTTGACTTGGAAATAGTTACTTCAAAAAAAGAGCGAAATTTTGTAACTTCCCAGAAATTAGATGAGGATATTTTGCAGCGTCTAACATCCACAACAATTTCCATGGAAGATCAAACCACCCAGATTTCAACATCTGTCAGAAACAAAGAAAGTAAGTCACCATTGACTAAAGAAGATTTTTCAAACACAgagtcattaaaaaatagcttagGCCTGAAAAGtagactttttcacacatctGAAACCGAACAACCAAAGCTAAAGACCTCATTTCTTGGCTGCAATGAGAATTTAATGCACCATTGGGTAGGAAAGGTTTTATCTGATTctgaaaaaacagaaatgactTTCACAAGTGAGCTTACAAAACACCAAACCATTGGTAAATGTCTTGGACAGGATTTAGAACCAGGAGAAGTACAGTCTGATTCAGATGATGATGGAGAAAGAAAACCCATATCTACCAAGTCCAATCGTTCCTTGTCTTATATTCTCAGGGAACGTGATGAGAGGATGACAGAGTTGAAACTTTCTGGTTCATTGGAAAAGAATAAATTTTACTCCTTTGCATTAGATAAAACAATAACCCCTGATACAAAAGCACTCCTTGAAAGAGCGAAGACGCTTTACTCTTCCCGAGAAGACAACTGGTCCTTTCTTCCATCTCGCTTTCCAACCACACACAGCTGCTCAGATAAAAACAAGGTAGAGTTAGCACCCCGTCCAATACCTTCTTGGTatatgaagaagaagaagagccgTGCAAGTTCTGATGAAAACCTGCATGGCAAAAAAGAGGAACTTAAGCCTCAGGACCAAGAACGTCAGGAATTGTTTGCCTCCCGCTTCCTTCATAGCTCAATCTTTGAACAGGATTCTCGCCGTTTGCAGCACCTTGAGCGTAAAGAGCAACATTCAGAAACTGGAATTGATAGAAATTTTACAAATCTAGGGGCTCCTTATGCACAGACTGAATCTGAAAATGGTGATGTTCCACGAGAGCCAATAGTACTATTTCGCAGTCGGTTTTTGGAGCTTCAACAGCAAAGGGACAAGGACTATTGCTCTCTTGAACCTGAGAATGATTCAGTCGGAGTGGAGATTAAACACAATTATATGCCCTGTTTTGATGATGTGCTCTCTGATGATAAGATGACTAATACACAATCGAAGGTTGATGAAAAATCACGCAGTCCCCATTTTACTTCCATATCTGTTTCCCCATCTCTTCCATCCCTTAAAGAAATGTCTCCacctgaaaagaaaaacattttcacacagtCAATTGATGAGCATGTGTCATGTCAACAAGAAGACAGTGTCGAGCCAGTTCTTGAGATCTCTCTATCTCCTCCTGTTCTGGAAATCTTGAAACCTCTCACTCCTAAGCAAACTATAACCCCTCCACTTGTACTTTCAGAGCAAGAAAATAAAGTAGAAACAAAAATAGAGTCAGTTGAACCCAAAGTAGAACTCAGTGACAGTTTGTCAATGGAACAGAATCATCCTGTGGCGGTTAAGCCTCCAACCCCTGGGAGTTCTGTGAGTAGTGTAGAACGGGAGAATACAGATACCATAGATACCTGCTTTGAGTATACAAAGATGAAAGATGAATGTGATGACAAAAGTGAATCTAAAACAGAAATTCAGGAAACGCACCGTTGTGAGGACTCTAAGACAACAGAACTAGACAGTGACGTAATAATCCCAGAGCTTGAGGTTGTAAAACCACTACCAAACCGAAGACAGCCGAAGAACAAAAGGGCAAAACCACTTTCTATGTTACGCACAACAAAGCCTCCTACAAGAGGTAAACCTGCAACACGAAAGAGTGAACGTATTGATAGAGAGAAACTGAAAAGGGGCTCATCTCCCAGAGTGGAAGCACCGAAAGGAGCAGTAGAATATAAAACCACATCAAAGTCCCCAATGAATGCGTCAGATTCTGAACAAAACCTTGAGTCTACTCTGGTTCATGGCAGAACACGTCGAAGGAACGTGAGGTCAGTCTATGCCACTGTACATGAGGGAGAACAGCCTGCCAAAGAGGTAGTTGAGCCATCACGAACAATGCGCAAACGTAGTGCTGACAAAGAACCAATACAGCAAGATGTTCAAATTCCAACTACCAACCCTAGACGAGGACGCCCCCCTAAAAGAGGTGTCAAACAAAAAGTTGACAATACATTGTTAGTAAAAGTGGATCAGCAGAAAACAGAGGATGGTGGTGAGGTTGGTGAAAACTCAACCACTCTGGAAGTTGTGAAATCAACTGAGGGATGGCGTTCTCCCAGGACCCAGAAAATGCAGCAAACTTCATCAGCTCTCGTTTGTAAAAAAGTCAGCAGATTGGACAAACAGTGTGGGGGCACTACTGTTCTTGTTGAACTAACTGATATGACAAGTGTTGATGAATCTGAGCTGAAACTTAAGGATAGCAATCTATTTGGAAAGTTATCAGAAAAAATAGACACAAATTTACAAATttgcaaaaaggaaaaagactCTGCCCGTACATCTACTGATGGTGATATTGAGAACACAAGTGTAACCCTCGCAGACAGGAAACACCCCGAAAAGAgtgtcaaaatgaaaacacaaaggtTGAAACGAAATACCAAGCAGGTCATTGAAGATAAGTCCCACACCTTAAGAAATCTTGAAATCCGTGTAAGCGTCGATGATGTTAAAGGTTTGCTTTGCTCTGAGAATGATGACTCAGAGTCATTTGAAGCCAGCATTAAGAAAACCAAGACATTAGTAGAGAAGGAGGAATCAAAAATAATTTGCTTTCCAAAACAGTCAAAGGAGCTTGATGCGCAAAACAATGAAGACACTGCATCTGAACCTGTGCTTCCAGCTGCTGAGCTCCTAGCACATCAAATCGAGCTAGAGCAGGCAGTTGAAAATATTGCCAAACTTACAGTAGAGCAACCTCCTCGACCATATAAGGAGGCAGCTTCAGCACAACCCCCCACGTTGCCTCCTGCAGTGTCTGAGCCGCAAGGTGAGGTTGAAGACGAAAAGCGAACTAACCCTTCAAGTGAAACAGAACTCGCAGCTGCTATTGACTCAATCACAGCTGAAGAAGCATGTACAGATGCAGATGGCTTCACAGCTCCTCCTACTTTCACGGCTTTAATTCCCACACCTGATTCACTGCAGTCTGCCTCCTCCAATGTTATGATGGAACCCGGAACACACATGGTTAGCAATATTCTTGCTCCTGACTCAGATGATGGTCTTTCAATAAGCGGTCCAAAGGGTCTAGTAGCAGAATCTAAGATTACTGACGATTCCCCACGCCCAGATACACCCAAAAAAATTGGAAAGGTTAAGGCCAAAACCCAGAAAAAGTCAAGAACTCGTAAATGTCCAGTAAATAAGAAAGGTGAATCTTCTGAAGAGGTAATGCATCCAGAGCCCTCTCTGAAACTACCTGAGTCAATCCCAGAGGACCCAGAAATCAGAAATTCCAAGGCAGCAGTTATTACAACTGGGACGACTGCAGCAGGATCTGTGGTCACAGCTGTTGCTACATGTAGAAGTGATGTTGCAAGCGCTTTAACGTTAGGCACACCCAAAGAGGCAGAACAACCTGAAGTTGAACAGCCAGTTCCTAAAGAATCAGCCTTTCATTCCGATTCAAGCACCATCTCCAATTGCAAAAAGCATTTGCAAGCAGCAGAACCATCTTCCTCTAGTCTTACCCCTGCACCTGCCCGTATACAGCCTATGTCCCAGTCAGGTGTGCCTTTGATACGACCTGCCAAAATGCCACTTTCACCAAGCTGGCCTCGAACTGAAGAAAGTAGAATCTTTGTTGCCCCACCATGCCATGTAACAGTGGTAACTTCTTCTCTGCCAGCATCAACTTCACTTGGACCCTCTTCAATCAATCCCCCAATGCCTCCTGATACTAAGGCTTCTGATATAGATACCAGTTCCAGTACCTTAAGAAAAATCCTAATGGAACCTAAATATGTGTCTGCATCAAACAGTAATTCTATACCCAGCACTATGGTGACATCTACTCTGTCAgagactttacagatgtcagaAAATGAAAATCCATCTGTTGCTATGGGTCAAAAGCATGTGGAGGAGAGATTGTCGTTTCCCTCTCAGTCTATACATCACAAACCTTCTCCACTGACAGAGTCCCAAAAGAATTGTGGTGAAAACacccaaaatactgtaatttcccCTGCTACCTCAGTGATAAGTCGCATTCCAATACCTTATGATACAGATGAAACTCCACGGATTTCCCTTAGTAGTCGAAGCATGTGTCAGTCTTTGCCCAAGCAAAAATTCAGAGCAAATTCGAATGAGAATAATCGATACCATGGCCTAGATATAGTTGAAGATGCAACTAGAGGACGCTCTGTTGTGGAGCCCACCCGCTCACTTCCCGGCCTTAGAGTAAATACATCAGAGGGTGTTGTTGTTCTGAGTTATTCAGGACAGAAGACAGAAGGACCCCACAGAATGAGAGCCAAAATAAGTCAAATTCCTCAAGCCAGTGCTGGGGACATAGAGTTTCAGCAATCTGTGCCTAAATCTCACACAAAGCAAGACACGATGGTAGTGTCGTCACAGTCACCCAACGTAAAAGTGCCCCCAAGTTCATCTGCTTATGGGCATACCGGGATTCTTTTGAGCAATCAGTCTTACAACTCTCAACCTGTCATTTCTAGCACCAAGCAGGACAGTAGAGGATGTGACAAGCCTGAAGTTTTATATCATACAGCATCGCCGGGCAGTGTAGTTAAAATGTTTCCACAACCGGTTTCTTCTCCTCAAGTCTTAGTGTACAACCAAGCTGTAATACAACAGCAGCATGGAAAAAGACCGGGAACAGAGGCGCTACCAAAAAAGATAGATACTGGCAAATCTGTCCAACAGTCTAACCTCAACCCTGTCAAGAGTCCTCATCGTCCCGCACTATCTGGATCACGTATTAGCTCCAGCCCTGGCACGCCAATTGATTGCTCAGCTCTACACCTAAAACAAGATCCTCAGTCCCCACAAACTGTTCACCCCTCCTCACCTTTTGGAAAAGCCTGTACTCCTAGCAGTTCGCCAGGAACCTCAGTCGTCATGGGCCATGTCATGTCAATACCTGCTTATAGTGCCACTGTGCATCACCCGCACACAGAACAGTCTTCTGTCATAATGCAACCTCAAAGTGTCACCCAGTCCGTGACTCATGAAGCTAGGATGAGTGCGGCGCCTGTGCCTGCTATCAACTATGGAAGGCGAAGTAATTCACTGTCCTCTCTGCAACACTCAGGCATCTCTCAGTCTGTTGTCATCAGGCAGTCTCATTCAACTTCCCAAGGGTCATTGTCAAGTGGTGGTGTAACTGACGAAGACGCCAGACCGTTTAACCAAGCACTCAGCAGACACTCTGTGCCACAGCTCCAATCAGATGGCATGATGCTTCACAGTGATCGCAGACGCCGCCATCCAAGCTTATGTATGGACCAATATAGAGACATGCACCAGCGCATCCTTGCACATCAGCAACTGGGAGAGCAGGCCGGTGTTGAAACAAGACACACTTCAGATCCTTCGACAACCTCGTGCAGCAACATGTCCAGGCCTTCTCAGTGCCCCATAGTGCGGGAGAGCAGTGAAGTTTCAAGAAAAGAATCCCACAAACAACTAGAAGGACAGCTGATCCATTCGCCTACCAATGAAAGTAGAATAAGGGCAGTCCACTCATCTAGTCCTGTAATGGTGTCTTCTCACTCCCACGGAATCCAGTTGATGCATCTTGGAAGTGCCGCCTCATTTCCGGTGTATCGTGACGCACGGGGCTTCGCTCCGCAATTAACTGGACATCCTTCATCAGGACACAGCCTGGTGAACCAAGGCAGCACATCTTCACAGGTATGCTTTTATTCATGACTGTGCAGATGTAGCATACTTTACCAAATcatttattgtcattctgaCCTATATTCTCATTTTTAAATATCAGATTCCTGTAGAACCTGAACTGGGTCACAGGCATAAAATACCCCAGGCGCTCTTGGAAGTAAGTGACCTCAAGCCCGAGAATCCCCACCTCCACCATTCTACCTCTTCTGACATCCTGCACATATCCCGGATACCAAGGGAGGGAGCCTCACCCTCCTACCAGTCTCCTATGACCACCACCATTGGCCTGAATCAGAAGCCAGATTTACCGCCACAGAAAGGCCCTCCGGGTTTCTTGACAACACCTCTGCCTGTGGTACCCACATCAAGTTCGCTGCAGCCACGGCCTGATGCCAAGACGGAACATTCAGGACACCGCTCCATTGACATGGTGCAGCTTTTGACGGTAGGAATGATACGTAGTTGAACCATAATCGGCCATAATCAGTTTTGGGACACCGGTTAaccaaattttattttaaataatagaaCCTTTATCAACTGTACACACAATATTTTATGCAACTTATTTAAATTTGTCACAAGAACAGAAAGAAAATAAGTACCCACCCAGTGTTAATTTAGTCATCTAAATTGATTTAGTCTAATTTTAGTTGATTGTTTTAGTGACTAAACATTTCACAACATTTTAGTCAAATAAAATTGCAGTTAatttagtcaactaaaatataaaGTCTAACGAATAAGGCATTTTTAAGGTTTCCTTGAAACCATCTTTAAGTAGGTTGTCAGTCATAAATCTCATAACAAAAGCTAAGCTAAGTCAATAATTTCACACTAACATTAATGTTATGttcttttacacaaaaaaaacccattcaaatattttgacagatgttgaataataatattatactgTGTGAATAATATGACACAGTATGAAGTAACACATCAACTCTGCATAACACCCTAGGTATCGCTGATGCAACTCTTCTCTTTCTTAGCAAGCAGTAAAcatagcggttctactccgagtctctcccggatgacagtgcttctcacctgatctctaagggagagcccatccaccctacggagaaaattcattttggccgcttgtatccgcgatcttgtcctttcggtcactacccaaagctcatgaccataggtgagagtaggtacgtagatcgactggtaaattgagagctttgccttttggcttagctctctcttcatcacaacagaccgatgtagagtccgcatcactgtagACGCCGCACAGTTCAACGACCacgacgaaaaccacactgctcctcctgaatcagagattcaactatccggcggatcctcctctccagaacccttgAAAAAAGCTTACcagagaggctgaggagtgtgattccacgatagttggaacacaccctgcggtcccccttcttaaaaagtgggaccaccaccccggtctgtcaatgcagaggtactgttccccaTCTCCACgagatgctgcagagtcgtgtcaaccaagacatgcctacagcatccatggccttaaggaactccgggcggatctcatccacctcAGAGGCCCTGTCACCGAGGAggtttttgacaacctcagcaacctcagccccagagataggagagcccaccatggagtccccaggctctgcttcctcataggaagacgtgtcggtgggattgaggaggtctttgaagtattctttccaccgatccacaacatcgcGTGTTGAGGTCAGCAGAACACCAGTGGGGATGCCGAATGGTGGTTCAGAATCTCTTTAGAGTTTTTGCCCcggcgactgccagagccgcagaccgcttggcctgctgatacctatcagctgcttccggagtcccatgagccaaaaaggccggataggactccttcttcaacTTTACGGCATCCCttaccactggtgtccaccaacgggttctgggattactaCCACGACAGGCAcagaccaccttacggccacagctctgatcagctgcctcgacaatggaggcacggaacatggcccattcagactcaatgtccgccacctccctcggaacaccgtcgaagctctcccggtggtgggagttgaaactccttctgacagcggactctgccagtcgttctcAGCAGACCCTCataatacgtttgggcctgccaggtctgaccgacgagcacagaagtccaataacaaagcaccactCGGGtacagatcaggggggccgttcctcccaatgaCTCCTCTCCacgtctcactgtcgctgccaacgtgagcgttgaaaTCCGCCAGCacaacaagggaatcccctgagggagcactctccagtacttcctctagagcaggggtcaccaacgtggtgcccgcgggcaccaagtagccccccacgaccacatgaggtgcccgcaagcctgcttttcattcaggttttcagttaataatggaaagaaatgcattcaaaaaaacaaaatgtgagttgtggacaccagcattttgttcatgttctggtaaaacaagcatattcgctttgtttgggtttaaaataagctctgaaaataaatgttacaaaaatgagtagctcttggccattttcattttgtaaaagtagctctcacaaggaaaaacgttggtgacccctgctctagagacTGCAAAAAGGGTgcgtattctgaactgctgtttggcgcataagcacaaacaacagtcaggacccgtccccccactcgaaggcggagggaaactaccctctcgttcattgggttaaactccaacatacaggccactAGCTGGGCCGCAACACGAATTGGCAcacctgcccgtcgcctctcac
Above is a genomic segment from Dunckerocampus dactyliophorus isolate RoL2022-P2 chromosome 1, RoL_Ddac_1.1, whole genome shotgun sequence containing:
- the spen gene encoding msx2-interacting protein isoform X4, which gives rise to MGSSTTVSSGVGGIVNSIAGNTGTTGAAGSATGGNGGSISSGVSFYRSHSRSPCRFETPDPRYESRSRESFALASVVHRDLYREDRGRRSERSYRHSRSRSPHSTHSRNPSPQRLASQASRPPCSHSRSGSRSRSSSSDSVSSTSSSTSGSDSSSSSSDESPARSVQSAAVPAPSAFPLSSLDKEEPRKSFGIKVQNLPVRSTDTSLKDGLFHEFKKHGKVTSVQIHGASETRYGLVFFRQQEDQEKALGASKGKLFFGMQIDVTAWNGPETESENEFRPLDERIDEFHPKATRTLFIGNLEKTTTYHDLLNIFQRFGEIVDIDIKKVNGAPQYAFLQYCDIASVCKAIKKMDGEYLGNNRLKLGFGKSMPTTCVWLDGLASNTTEQFLTRHFCRYGHVVKVVFDRMKAMALILYNNIEYAQAAVKDTKGWKIGGTKIKVDFANQESQMAFYRSMQASGQDIRDFYDILSERRDDRRSQYEFQAERQYYESVRTPGTYAEDSRRKYTTRSREFYTEWDPYQENYYDPQYYEDAREYREYRADPYEQDIRKYSYLQRERERERERFESDRGRDHGRRTIERSQSPTLVASRRPASPAASPSLSERIPSDSDRQMCCRSSERSGSCSSVSPPRFEKLEKARTERYNKTDKFEKDRVLEVEMVNLVEKEKRTGRKDRGDKEKSERQRLKKLKVTPPIIQTCDAEPELDRHINPESSLQSKNSKIPKDGSSKAKLDLLPCVVQLTRVKEKEGKLTGHEKQILRGGSDSPRLASPSADQRSPLFRTESTKGDITKHGKVARDKNMQSVVEHMDMDMKIKSKKHGKSEISFDSGISLDFDRLAARKRRFEDSGKNDSQKRIGEEDLGRSILHKPWNNKDPEFDKNVYIKKMHKKEHNRDKSVQIFSINSPNEGQDFEKNSINCSLQPQSQQAALPDELSGQLHSPYLKMELLCSKSENISSLTKTSSYGSLELDEDSEVLREKVQSGRNCRDSEDEEQFVRIGQTYTLTKQTEESRWLQTKLCDLDKRDKDDASPSNDAQDFGKEYVTHDIAKQNQDINSDDLSLCKRKGNETFDLEIVTSKKERNFVTSQKLDEDILQRLTSTTISMEDQTTQISTSVRNKESKSPLTKEDFSNTESLKNSLGLKSRLFHTSETEQPKLKTSFLGCNENLMHHWVGKVLSDSEKTEMTFTSELTKHQTIGKCLGQDLEPGEVQSDSDDDGERKPISTKSNRSLSYILRERDERMTELKLSGSLEKNKFYSFALDKTITPDTKALLERAKTLYSSREDNWSFLPSRFPTTHSCSDKNKVELAPRPIPSWYMKKKKSRASSDENLHGKKEELKPQDQERQELFASRFLHSSIFEQDSRRLQHLERKEQHSETGIDRNFTNLGAPYAQTESENGDVPREPIVLFRSRFLELQQQRDKDYCSLEPENDSVGVEIKHNYMPCFDDVLSDDKMTNTQSKVDEKSRSPHFTSISVSPSLPSLKEMSPPEKKNIFTQSIDEHVSCQQEDSVEPVLEISLSPPVLEILKPLTPKQTITPPLVLSEQENKVETKIESVEPKVELSDSLSMEQNHPVAVKPPTPGSSVSSVERENTDTIDTCFEYTKMKDECDDKSESKTEIQETHRCEDSKTTELDSDVIIPELEVVKPLPNRRQPKNKRAKPLSMLRTTKPPTRGKPATRKSERIDREKLKRGSSPRVEAPKGAVEYKTTSKSPMNASDSEQNLESTLVHGRTRRRNVRSVYATVHEGEQPAKEVVEPSRTMRKRSADKEPIQQDVQIPTTNPRRGRPPKRGVKQKVDNTLLVKVDQQKTEDGGEVGENSTTLEVVKSTEGWRSPRTQKMQQTSSALVCKKVSRLDKQCGGTTVLVELTDMTSVDESELKLKDSNLFGKLSEKIDTNLQICKKEKDSARTSTDGDIENTSVTLADRKHPEKSVKMKTQRLKRNTKQVIEDKSHTLRNLEIRVSVDDVKGLLCSENDDSESFEASIKKTKTLVEKEESKIICFPKQSKELDAQNNEDTASEPVLPAAELLAHQIELEQAVENIAKLTVEQPPRPYKEAASAQPPTLPPAVSEPQGEVEDEKRTNPSSETELAAAIDSITAEEACTDADGFTAPPTFTALIPTPDSLQSASSNVMMEPGTHMVSNILAPDSDDGLSISGPKGLVAESKITDDSPRPDTPKKIGKVKAKTQKKSRTRKCPVNKKGESSEEVMHPEPSLKLPESIPEDPEIRNSKAAVITTGTTAAGSVVTAVATCRSDVASALTLGTPKEAEQPEVEQPVPKESAFHSDSSTISNCKKHLQAAEPSSSSLTPAPARIQPMSQSGVPLIRPAKMPLSPSWPRTEESRIFVAPPCHVTVVTSSLPASTSLGPSSINPPMPPDTKASDIDTSSSTLRKILMEPKYVSASNSNSIPSTMVTSTLSETLQMSENENPSVAMGQKHVEERLSFPSQSIHHKPSPLTESQKNCGENTQNTVISPATSVISRIPIPYDTDETPRISLSSRSMCQSLPKQKFRANSNENNRYHGLDIVEDATRGRSVVEPTRSLPGLRVNTSEGVVVLSYSGQKTEGPHRMRAKISQIPQASAGDIEFQQSVPKSHTKQDTMVVSSQSPNVKVPPSSSAYGHTGILLSNQSYNSQPVISSTKQDSRGCDKPEVLYHTASPGSVVKMFPQPVSSPQVLVYNQAVIQQQHGKRPGTEALPKKIDTGKSVQQSNLNPVKSPHRPALSGSRISSSPGTPIDCSALHLKQDPQSPQTVHPSSPFGKACTPSSSPGTSVVMGHVMSIPAYSATVHHPHTEQSSVIMQPQSVTQSVTHEARMSAAPVPAINYGRRSNSLSSLQHSGISQSVVIRQSHSTSQGSLSSGGVTDEDARPFNQALSRHSVPQLQSDGMMLHSDRRRRHPSLCMDQYRDMHQRILAHQQLGEQAGVETRHTSDPSTTSCSNMSRPSQCPIVRESSEVSRKESHKQLEGQLIHSPTNESRIRAVHSSSPVMVSSHSHGIQLMHLGSAASFPVYRDARGFAPQLTGHPSSGHSLVNQGSTSSQIPVEPELGHRHKIPQALLEVSDLKPENPHLHHSTSSDILHISRIPREGASPSYQSPMTTTIGLNQKPDLPPQKGPPGFLTTPLPVVPTSSSLQPRPDAKTEHSGHRSIDMVQLLTKYPIMWQGLLALKNDQAAVQLHFVSGNTLLAQRSLPPLEGGPLLRIVQRMRLEASQLDSVARRMTVDNDYCLLLALPCGRDQDDVLSQTQALKSGFITYLQAKQAAGIINVPNPGSNQPAYVVQIFPPCDFSESHLSRLAPDLLDSISSISPHLMIVIASV